The Thalassotalea sp. 273M-4 genome includes a region encoding these proteins:
- a CDS encoding penicillin-binding protein 1A has protein sequence MHIFKRLVQLVIFGCVIVTLVLAGFYFYMRPDLPSVAVLKDVKYATPMQIFSRDGKLISQFGEKRRIPIKLEDMPKQLIEAFLATEDNRFYDHFGVDPIGMSRAVIGQLMGTPKGGASTITMQTARNFFLTREQTYTRKLREIFISLHMESLLTKDEILELYLNKIELSHRAFGVGAAAQVYYGKELNELTLAEIAVIAGLPKAPTTYNPISSPERAKFRRTTVLQRMLVSGYISEEEYEQANNEPIKTKRHGVEIELNAPYVAEMAHQDVVKMFGKERAYNEGLRIYTTVQTDLQNAAKDAVIKNLYAYDERHGYRGPIYRAWLSDEDKTFLLDLKQRLLSAQDYQQLEATLSSLPTEALWPQDYPSALAEVNVYNDLVPALVIAIDEQSAILYTKDNPQLTLNWDGMKWARAYIDDSRQANPPKQAKEIILPGDVIYIRKNDINEWQLSQLPEVSGALIAISPDTGEILATVGGYSFKQSQFNRVTQANRQVGSNIKPFVYSAALDNGYTLASMVNDAPINKWDRRSGVTWRPKNSPEIYEGPLSVRKGLAKSKNVISVRLLRGVGIHKLVDHLSKFGFERSALTKTESLALGSASITPEKIVAGFSVFANGGYLVEPYIIERVENTDGEILYQANPDIACYSCEVEQEQYEKSLLTLDDIDVERVTQPVAPRVISRQNAFLVTEAMRSAIFDGGGNWSRGTGWNGTGWRARSLKRQDIAGKTGTTNESKDAWFSGFSRRVAATSWIGFDNPSRNLGRTRVNSNLGPSQTAGGEAGANAAQPAWITFMETALQQYPFEPFEQPENIISIRVDKKTGKRTNRTDSSSMFEYFIQGTEPRKWVDQQNVEEILEQQQVDEELF, from the coding sequence GTGCATATTTTCAAGCGTTTAGTTCAGTTGGTCATTTTTGGTTGCGTAATTGTAACTCTGGTTTTAGCCGGTTTTTATTTTTATATGCGCCCAGATTTACCCAGTGTTGCGGTATTAAAAGATGTGAAATACGCAACGCCAATGCAAATTTTTAGTCGTGACGGCAAATTAATTTCTCAATTTGGCGAGAAGCGTCGTATTCCGATAAAACTTGAAGATATGCCCAAACAATTAATCGAAGCTTTTTTAGCCACTGAAGACAATCGGTTTTATGATCATTTTGGGGTTGATCCTATCGGGATGTCGCGAGCCGTCATCGGACAGCTTATGGGCACGCCTAAAGGTGGTGCAAGTACTATTACCATGCAAACCGCCCGCAACTTCTTTTTGACCCGAGAGCAAACATACACTCGCAAGCTACGTGAAATTTTTATTTCCTTGCATATGGAGAGCTTATTAACAAAAGATGAAATTCTTGAGCTCTATTTAAATAAAATCGAACTAAGCCACCGTGCTTTTGGGGTGGGCGCTGCCGCTCAAGTTTATTACGGTAAGGAGCTTAATGAACTTACCCTAGCTGAAATTGCCGTTATCGCAGGCTTACCCAAAGCGCCAACAACCTATAATCCGATCAGCTCACCTGAGCGCGCCAAGTTTAGGCGCACAACCGTATTACAACGTATGTTAGTGAGTGGTTACATCAGTGAAGAAGAGTATGAACAAGCCAATAACGAGCCCATAAAAACCAAGCGACATGGCGTAGAAATCGAACTTAACGCTCCTTATGTTGCTGAAATGGCGCATCAAGACGTGGTCAAAATGTTTGGTAAAGAACGGGCTTATAATGAAGGCTTACGCATTTACACTACCGTGCAAACCGATTTACAAAACGCGGCAAAAGATGCCGTAATTAAGAATCTTTATGCCTATGATGAACGCCATGGCTATCGAGGTCCGATCTATAGAGCCTGGTTAAGCGACGAAGATAAAACGTTTTTATTAGACCTTAAACAACGACTATTATCAGCGCAAGATTATCAACAACTTGAGGCGACACTCTCTAGTCTACCTACCGAGGCTTTATGGCCACAAGATTATCCTAGCGCACTAGCAGAGGTTAACGTTTATAACGATTTGGTCCCAGCTTTAGTGATTGCTATTGATGAACAGTCAGCCATTTTATATACCAAAGACAATCCACAGCTCACCTTAAACTGGGATGGAATGAAGTGGGCGAGAGCGTATATTGACGACTCTCGCCAAGCAAATCCGCCCAAACAAGCCAAAGAAATTATTTTACCTGGTGATGTTATTTATATTCGTAAAAATGACATCAATGAGTGGCAGTTAAGTCAATTACCTGAAGTATCAGGTGCTTTAATCGCCATTTCTCCAGATACTGGCGAGATCTTAGCAACGGTAGGTGGTTATAGCTTTAAGCAAAGTCAATTTAACCGCGTGACCCAAGCAAATCGTCAAGTGGGTTCAAATATTAAACCATTTGTCTATTCTGCGGCTCTAGATAATGGTTATACCTTAGCCTCTATGGTCAATGATGCGCCAATCAATAAATGGGATCGACGCTCTGGAGTGACTTGGCGTCCTAAAAATTCACCCGAAATTTATGAAGGTCCATTGAGTGTCAGAAAGGGGCTGGCGAAATCTAAGAACGTTATTTCGGTGCGCTTACTGCGTGGCGTTGGCATCCATAAACTGGTTGATCACTTAAGCAAATTCGGTTTTGAACGCAGCGCATTAACTAAAACCGAATCGTTAGCATTAGGCTCGGCTTCTATTACTCCTGAAAAAATCGTTGCTGGATTTTCTGTTTTTGCCAATGGGGGCTACCTTGTTGAACCCTATATTATCGAGCGTGTGGAAAATACGGATGGTGAAATCTTATACCAAGCGAATCCTGACATCGCTTGTTACTCATGTGAAGTTGAACAAGAGCAATATGAAAAAAGCTTACTGACCTTAGATGATATTGACGTCGAAAGAGTAACTCAACCGGTTGCTCCTAGAGTAATTTCTCGACAAAATGCATTTTTGGTCACAGAGGCAATGCGCAGCGCCATTTTTGATGGCGGTGGCAACTGGTCTCGAGGCACCGGATGGAATGGTACCGGTTGGCGTGCACGCTCATTAAAACGTCAAGATATCGCCGGTAAAACGGGCACCACAAACGAGTCAAAAGACGCTTGGTTTTCAGGCTTCAGTCGTCGGGTAGCCGCAACGTCTTGGATTGGCTTTGACAACCCGAGCCGGAATCTGGGCCGGACTCGAGTAAACTCTAATTTAGGTCCTAGTCAAACCGCTGGCGGTGAAGCTGGAGCAAACGCGGCACAACCCGCATGGATAACCTTTATGGAAACCGCGCTACAGCAATACCCCTTTGAGCCTTTTGAACAACCTGAAAATATTATTAGCATTCGTGTCGATAAAAAGACAGGTAAACGAACCAATAGAACCGACTCGAGCTCGATGTTTGAATATTTTATTCAAGGAACCGAACCGAGAAAATGGGTTGACCAGCAAAATGTCGAAGAAATCTTAGAACAACAGCAAGTAGATGAAGAGTTATTTTAA
- a CDS encoding pilus assembly protein PilM: protein MLTRFWKKNTSLMVGIDIGSYSVKAVLISENNEGYQLDAFAIEPMPKGAVVDRKVQDIEAIGAVIRKLRKKILSNVQNASVAVSGSTVITKIIYMDVTLNDDELASQIEIEADSLIPYPLDEVSLDFEKLDVNESDPSKVNVLLSAVRTETVEARVAALEAGGFDTKVVDVEAYALSRASELCMPMLPDDAKDKVVAFIDIGANMTLFTVKDGVNNIYTRDQLFGSEQYTRSIVSYYNKSYEEAESQKITGGLPSSYTFEVLAPFQTTLIQQIRRAIQMYLTYSGKEKLDYIVLSGGTAALDNIQELLSAELGVHTIVANPFNAMSLGEKVNEQLLQRFAPQLMVASGLALRSFTPCHI from the coding sequence ATGCTAACAAGATTCTGGAAAAAGAATACCTCTTTGATGGTCGGAATCGATATAGGGTCTTACTCTGTCAAAGCGGTTCTCATTAGTGAAAATAATGAAGGTTACCAACTCGATGCATTCGCTATAGAGCCTATGCCTAAAGGTGCTGTTGTTGATCGCAAAGTACAAGATATCGAAGCCATTGGTGCCGTTATCCGTAAGCTCCGTAAGAAAATTCTTTCGAATGTGCAAAACGCTTCTGTGGCCGTTTCTGGCTCGACCGTTATCACCAAAATAATCTATATGGATGTGACTCTAAACGATGATGAGTTAGCCAGTCAGATAGAAATCGAAGCCGACAGCCTGATCCCATATCCCCTAGATGAAGTTAGCCTAGACTTTGAAAAGCTCGACGTAAACGAGTCTGATCCAAGTAAAGTGAACGTTTTATTAAGTGCAGTGCGAACGGAAACCGTTGAAGCCCGCGTCGCCGCTTTGGAAGCGGGTGGCTTTGACACCAAAGTCGTTGATGTTGAAGCCTACGCATTATCACGCGCATCAGAGCTTTGCATGCCAATGTTACCCGATGATGCAAAAGATAAAGTGGTCGCCTTCATCGATATTGGTGCCAATATGACCTTGTTTACGGTTAAAGATGGGGTTAATAACATTTACACTCGAGATCAATTATTTGGTAGCGAGCAATACACCCGCTCTATCGTATCTTATTACAACAAAAGTTATGAAGAAGCCGAGTCGCAAAAAATTACTGGTGGATTACCTTCCAGTTATACCTTTGAAGTTTTAGCACCGTTTCAGACCACATTAATTCAGCAAATTCGTCGCGCCATTCAAATGTATCTAACCTATTCAGGTAAAGAAAAGCTCGATTATATTGTGCTTTCTGGTGGTACTGCGGCCTTAGATAATATTCAAGAACTGTTATCAGCCGAGCTTGGCGTGCATACCATAGTGGCCAATCCATTTAACGCAATGAGCTTAGGTGAAAAAGTAAATGAACAACTGTTGCAGCGTTTTGCGCCACAGTTAATGGTTGCTTCAGGTTTGGCGTTGAGGAGTTTTACCCCATGCCACATATAA
- a CDS encoding PilN domain-containing protein, protein MPHINLLPWREEAQRQRHQQFMSILTFLALVSFLVVFLISQVYQRQIDGQKARNQFLMNEIKVLDSRIEEIKTLEQKKEDLIQRMTLIDQLQKSRNVVTQILDEIVRIVPAGVYLTKMEKRGNTLLLIGKSESNNHLANMIREIQSSNLLADAELQSISNKGTNSKLLSDFNMKLRIQGLLGDEEMKGRRR, encoded by the coding sequence ATGCCACATATAAATTTATTGCCTTGGCGAGAAGAAGCACAACGACAAAGACACCAACAGTTTATGTCAATTTTGACATTCTTAGCGTTGGTAAGTTTTTTAGTGGTGTTTTTAATTAGCCAAGTGTATCAACGACAAATTGATGGTCAAAAAGCAAGAAACCAGTTTTTAATGAATGAAATTAAAGTATTGGATTCGCGCATTGAAGAAATAAAAACGCTGGAACAGAAAAAAGAAGATCTTATTCAGCGGATGACCTTGATCGATCAATTACAAAAAAGTCGTAACGTGGTCACTCAAATTTTAGATGAAATTGTTCGAATCGTGCCCGCGGGTGTCTATCTTACGAAAATGGAAAAACGGGGGAATACCCTGTTACTTATTGGTAAAAGTGAGTCTAATAACCACTTGGCCAATATGATCCGTGAAATACAAAGCTCTAACCTACTTGCAGATGCGGAATTGCAGTCTATTTCAAATAAAGGGACAAATTCGAAGCTATTAAGTGATTTCAATATGAAGCTTAGAATTCAAGGTCTGTTAGGCGATGAAGAAATGAAAGGTAGACGCCGATGA
- a CDS encoding type 4a pilus biogenesis protein PilO: MNMNIDLSQFDDLELNNIAQWPKAAKVLLAVVMVCFVSYAVYYILVSDKISELEREIAKESKLKSEYQKKYFKSANLELFIEQMEEAEELFAKQVKRLPESNETPGLLDDITYVGTTSRLEFQELDWQPEVELEIYVELPIEMQVTGSYHDFGEFSSKISGLPRIVTLHDFTITSSGKAKDNDMTLKLQAKTYKYKEGK; the protein is encoded by the coding sequence ATGAATATGAACATCGATCTTTCCCAATTTGATGATTTAGAACTCAACAACATCGCCCAGTGGCCAAAAGCCGCTAAAGTGTTGTTGGCGGTTGTTATGGTCTGCTTTGTTTCTTACGCGGTTTATTACATTTTGGTCAGTGATAAAATTAGCGAACTTGAACGAGAGATCGCTAAAGAGTCTAAATTAAAATCGGAATATCAAAAGAAGTATTTTAAGTCAGCCAACCTAGAGTTGTTTATTGAGCAAATGGAAGAAGCCGAGGAGCTTTTTGCCAAACAAGTTAAACGCTTACCAGAGAGTAATGAAACACCGGGTTTGTTAGATGATATTACTTATGTTGGCACCACCTCACGTTTAGAATTTCAAGAATTAGACTGGCAACCGGAAGTCGAGCTTGAAATTTATGTCGAATTACCTATTGAAATGCAAGTTACTGGTTCTTATCATGATTTTGGTGAATTTTCGTCAAAAATATCGGGCTTACCCCGCATTGTAACCTTACATGACTTTACCATAACCAGTAGCGGTAAGGCCAAAGATAATGACATGACCTTAAAGTTACAGGCCAAAACCTATAAGTATAAGGAGGGCAAATAG
- a CDS encoding pilus assembly protein PilP, with product MRYLVWILTLLLTGCFDNVSDLQAHIDKVKASTPNRIKEIPPLTVFNHFEYSAFALRSPFVPPKPEAIQEKMQQMSDCLHPDPRRRKQPLEKFALEGLSMNGTIGEEGITWALIEASDSTLHRVSIGSFLGLYNGRITNVGQEEIIIVELIPDGSGCWVERETTISMVESGLEG from the coding sequence ATGCGTTATTTAGTATGGATCTTGACCTTGCTTCTTACAGGCTGCTTTGACAATGTTTCGGACTTGCAAGCACATATTGATAAAGTGAAGGCGTCTACGCCCAATCGTATCAAAGAGATCCCACCGTTAACGGTGTTTAATCATTTTGAGTATTCTGCTTTTGCTTTACGTAGCCCATTTGTGCCGCCCAAACCAGAAGCAATTCAAGAAAAAATGCAACAGATGTCTGATTGCTTGCACCCAGATCCTCGTCGACGTAAACAACCACTAGAAAAGTTCGCCCTAGAGGGGTTGAGCATGAATGGGACGATAGGTGAAGAAGGCATTACTTGGGCGCTGATTGAAGCATCAGACTCGACATTACATAGAGTCTCAATAGGTAGCTTTTTAGGTCTGTACAATGGTCGAATTACCAATGTAGGCCAAGAAGAAATTATTATTGTTGAACTTATCCCTGACGGATCTGGCTGTTGGGTTGAGAGAGAAACGACTATCTCAATGGTTGAGTCTGGTTTGGAGGGGTAA
- a CDS encoding type IV pilus secretin PilQ gives MFLRNIINRIIKRTLLTLVTAVTLTVFSFSSYAQGKLNDIYYNTLLADEIEFTFGFEQPLLQKPKIKTFTEPARVEIEFNSTEFDSALANTEINHAGVQNISVQQVEGKVKATIYLDQLKIYQADIVEGKFVVLLSSLSVFEKVDPNADLETDFINNIQAIDFRKGEAEAGQVLVFLDDSKSAVDVRDKLGKIQVEFHNTEIFDDLLYKLDVTDFGTIVSSIETFKEGNNARIEITTSKQFSYEHDQIDNIFSLSIKEKEEERTYLEDGENFSGKPISLNFQDIEIRTVLQIIADYNGFNLVTSDTVSGNITLRLDGVPWDQALDIILKVKGLGKRMDGNILMIAPNDELVAREAKELQAKQQVSELAPLYAEYVQINYAKASEFSNLLKNEGTSLLSERGSVTVDERTNTLLIRDTAKSIEDIKRMISVLDVPIRQVVIESRMVTVKDNISQDLGIRWGASRNGGDSAVSGSIEGAELTNNGILPPINDRLNVNLPVADAAGMIAFQVARLADGTILDLELSAMEQENKGEIIASPRITTSNQKEAYIEQGTEIPFVQAASSGATSVTFKKAVLGLRVTPQITPDNRIILDLVITQDTRGDTVSTGTGLATAIDTQEIGTQVLVNNGETIVLGGIYQQQVINAVSKVPILGDIPYLGWLFSTSNEFNEKKELLIFVTPRIVIENF, from the coding sequence ATGTTTTTGAGAAATATAATAAATAGAATAATCAAAAGAACACTTCTAACGTTGGTAACTGCGGTTACCTTAACGGTGTTTTCTTTTAGCAGTTATGCTCAGGGCAAACTCAACGATATTTACTACAACACCTTATTGGCAGATGAAATTGAATTTACCTTTGGCTTTGAACAACCGTTGTTGCAAAAACCAAAGATTAAGACCTTTACTGAGCCTGCAAGAGTTGAAATAGAGTTTAATTCAACGGAATTTGATTCAGCCTTGGCCAATACCGAGATTAATCATGCCGGCGTGCAAAACATTAGCGTTCAGCAAGTTGAAGGCAAGGTTAAAGCCACCATTTACTTAGATCAGCTAAAAATTTATCAAGCCGATATTGTTGAAGGTAAGTTTGTGGTGCTTTTAAGTAGTCTATCGGTATTTGAGAAAGTCGATCCTAATGCCGATTTAGAGACCGATTTTATCAACAATATTCAAGCCATTGATTTTCGTAAAGGGGAAGCCGAAGCTGGACAAGTTTTGGTGTTTCTTGATGACAGTAAATCGGCTGTGGATGTCAGAGACAAACTTGGCAAAATCCAAGTTGAATTTCATAACACTGAGATTTTTGACGACTTATTATATAAATTGGATGTAACCGATTTTGGTACCATAGTATCGAGCATTGAAACCTTTAAAGAAGGCAATAATGCCCGCATTGAGATTACCACCAGTAAACAGTTTAGTTATGAACATGATCAAATCGATAATATTTTCTCGCTTTCGATTAAAGAGAAAGAAGAAGAGCGTACGTATTTAGAAGATGGTGAAAACTTCAGTGGAAAACCGATTTCACTGAACTTCCAAGATATTGAAATTCGTACGGTACTGCAGATTATTGCGGATTATAACGGTTTCAACTTAGTAACCAGCGATACCGTAAGCGGTAATATTACCTTACGCCTAGATGGCGTTCCATGGGATCAAGCACTTGATATTATCTTGAAGGTTAAGGGCTTAGGTAAACGCATGGATGGTAATATCCTTATGATTGCGCCGAACGACGAATTGGTCGCTCGAGAAGCGAAAGAGTTACAAGCTAAGCAACAAGTTTCAGAATTAGCGCCGCTGTATGCAGAGTACGTTCAGATCAACTATGCCAAAGCCTCAGAATTTTCAAATTTACTGAAAAATGAAGGCACCAGTTTATTATCAGAGCGTGGTAGTGTTACCGTTGATGAACGCACCAATACATTATTAATTCGTGATACGGCAAAATCAATTGAAGACATTAAGCGAATGATTTCGGTGCTTGATGTGCCAATTCGTCAAGTGGTCATTGAATCTCGCATGGTTACGGTAAAAGATAATATCAGCCAAGATTTGGGCATCCGTTGGGGCGCATCTCGCAACGGAGGTGATTCAGCCGTTTCCGGCAGTATTGAAGGGGCTGAGCTAACCAATAATGGTATTTTGCCACCAATTAATGATCGCCTAAATGTCAATTTACCGGTTGCGGATGCCGCTGGTATGATAGCTTTTCAGGTTGCTAGGTTAGCAGATGGGACTATCCTTGATTTAGAGCTTTCTGCGATGGAGCAGGAAAATAAGGGGGAAATTATCGCAAGCCCTCGTATTACCACGTCTAATCAAAAAGAAGCCTATATCGAGCAAGGTACTGAAATTCCATTTGTCCAAGCTGCATCTAGTGGGGCAACATCGGTAACCTTTAAAAAGGCGGTACTGGGATTGCGGGTAACACCTCAAATCACCCCAGATAATCGAATCATTTTAGATCTTGTAATAACTCAAGATACCCGTGGTGATACCGTTTCAACAGGGACCGGTCTGGCCACCGCCATTGATACTCAAGAAATTGGCACCCAAGTGTTGGTTAATAATGGTGAAACCATCGTACTAGGAGGTATTTATCAGCAACAAGTGATTAATGCCGTATCTAAGGTGCCTATTTTGGGCGATATTCCTTATCTTGGCTGGTTATTTAGCACCAGTAATGAATTTAACGAGAAGAAAGAATTATTGATTTTTGTTACTCCTAGAATTGTAATCGAGAATTTTTAA
- the aroK gene encoding shikimate kinase AroK, with product MAEKRNIFLVGPMGAGKSTIGRELAEKLHLEFFDSDQEIERRTGADIAWVFDLEGEEGFRKREETVIEDLTQMQGIVLATGGGSVISEHIRNRLSARGIVVYLETTIDKQVARTQRDRRRPLLQTKEDPRVVLENLAVERNPLYEEIADVIVQTDDQSAKVVASKIVDRLDF from the coding sequence ATGGCAGAAAAACGTAATATTTTCCTTGTGGGCCCAATGGGCGCGGGTAAAAGCACAATTGGTCGAGAATTAGCTGAGAAATTGCATCTTGAGTTTTTCGATTCAGATCAGGAAATCGAACGTCGTACAGGTGCCGACATTGCATGGGTTTTTGATTTAGAAGGCGAAGAAGGTTTCCGTAAGAGAGAAGAAACTGTCATTGAAGATCTGACTCAAATGCAAGGTATTGTATTAGCGACCGGTGGTGGTTCAGTGATCAGTGAACATATTCGTAATCGTCTATCTGCTCGTGGTATCGTTGTCTATCTTGAAACGACCATCGATAAGCAAGTAGCTAGAACTCAACGTGACCGTCGTCGTCCATTATTACAAACTAAAGAAGACCCACGTGTTGTTCTTGAAAATCTGGCGGTAGAGCGTAATCCATTATACGAAGAAATTGCCGATGTGATTGTTCAAACCGACGATCAGAGCGCAAAAGTTGTCGCGAGCAAAATTGTCGATCGTCTAGATTTTTAA
- the aroB gene encoding 3-dehydroquinate synthase produces the protein MHSLVVSLAERSYPIYIEAGLFSQTSQLCQHIKSKRVCIVTNTVVAPLYLESIKSVLTDFHLDVFILEDGESEKNLANFERIIAHMLANKHGRDSTLIALGGGVIGDITGFVAACYQRGIDFIQIPTTLLSQVDSSVGGKTAVNHPLGKNMIGAFYQPKAVFIDTNSLSTLPSREFNAGISEVIKYGILGDEEFFCWLEQHKALIKAKDSDTLNQMIQHCCQQKADIVAADERESGERALLNLGHTFGHAIEAEMGYGVWLHGEAVATGMVQATKLAKVLGYLSAQELNRVIDLLQFFDLPTLPPESMTVDDFIKHMSRDKKNINGKIRLIVPTKIGTSQIFDNITIEQLQQVI, from the coding sequence ATGCATTCACTCGTTGTCTCCCTAGCCGAACGAAGCTATCCAATCTATATCGAAGCTGGCTTATTTTCTCAAACAAGTCAGCTTTGCCAACATATAAAATCCAAACGAGTATGTATCGTAACCAATACCGTGGTTGCGCCCCTTTATTTAGAATCGATTAAATCTGTACTGACGGATTTTCACCTTGATGTATTCATCTTAGAAGATGGCGAAAGCGAAAAGAATCTCGCCAACTTTGAACGCATCATCGCCCATATGCTGGCTAACAAACATGGCCGGGATTCGACCCTTATTGCCCTTGGTGGTGGTGTGATTGGTGATATCACCGGTTTTGTTGCCGCCTGTTATCAACGCGGCATTGACTTTATTCAAATCCCTACGACCTTACTGTCCCAAGTTGACTCTTCGGTTGGTGGAAAAACAGCGGTAAATCACCCTTTAGGTAAGAATATGATAGGCGCTTTCTATCAGCCCAAAGCGGTATTTATTGACACCAACAGCTTGTCGACCCTACCAAGTAGAGAGTTCAATGCCGGCATTAGTGAAGTAATTAAGTATGGTATTTTGGGTGATGAAGAATTCTTTTGTTGGCTGGAGCAACATAAAGCGCTGATTAAAGCCAAAGACAGCGATACATTAAATCAGATGATCCAGCATTGTTGCCAGCAAAAAGCCGACATCGTGGCAGCGGACGAGCGTGAATCGGGCGAGCGCGCCTTACTTAACCTAGGACATACCTTTGGACACGCTATTGAAGCGGAAATGGGCTATGGGGTTTGGCTACATGGTGAAGCTGTAGCTACAGGGATGGTTCAAGCGACAAAATTGGCAAAAGTATTAGGTTATTTATCAGCGCAAGAGCTTAACCGGGTAATCGATTTACTGCAGTTTTTTGATTTGCCGACGCTACCGCCTGAATCGATGACCGTTGACGACTTTATTAAACATATGAGTCGAGATAAAAAGAATATTAATGGTAAGATCCGCCTCATTGTGCCAACAAAAATAGGTACAAGCCAAATTTTTGATAACATAACCATTGAGCAATTACAGCAAGTCATTTAA
- a CDS encoding Dam family site-specific DNA-(adenine-N6)-methyltransferase, which translates to MINKQRAFLKWAGGKYTLSEVIGNMLPKGGRLIEPFAGAGSIFLNSDYPHYLLNDINQDLINLYKVLQTTPDQFIEDAKALFTPEYNQADAYYEFRAVFNQTQDTYQRSLLFLYMNRHGYNGLCRYNSKGGYNVPFGKYKRPYFPEKELNFFAQKAKKTEFVCENYRDTFARAQDGDVIYCDPPYVPLSKTASFVSYAGNGFGLDEQADLANAAEEVTQEKDVTVLISNHDTIWTRKIYEHADTLKSIKVARTISQKGSGRNKVAELLALYRPQSGNTA; encoded by the coding sequence ATGATCAATAAGCAACGTGCTTTTTTAAAATGGGCCGGCGGCAAGTACACCCTTAGCGAAGTTATTGGCAACATGTTACCTAAAGGTGGGCGCCTAATTGAGCCTTTTGCTGGTGCCGGTTCAATTTTCCTTAATAGCGATTACCCCCATTATTTGCTCAATGATATAAATCAGGATTTAATTAATCTATACAAGGTGTTGCAAACTACGCCAGACCAGTTCATTGAAGACGCTAAGGCGTTATTTACCCCAGAATATAACCAGGCTGACGCTTACTATGAGTTTCGAGCGGTGTTTAATCAAACGCAAGACACTTATCAACGTTCTCTGCTGTTTTTGTATATGAATCGCCATGGCTATAATGGCTTGTGTAGGTACAATTCTAAAGGTGGCTACAATGTCCCGTTTGGTAAATACAAGCGACCTTATTTTCCAGAAAAAGAGCTTAACTTTTTTGCCCAAAAGGCAAAGAAAACAGAGTTTGTTTGTGAAAACTACCGAGACACCTTTGCCAGAGCGCAAGATGGTGATGTCATTTATTGCGACCCACCTTATGTGCCATTAAGCAAAACCGCAAGCTTTGTTAGCTATGCTGGTAACGGATTTGGTCTAGATGAGCAGGCCGATTTAGCCAATGCGGCGGAAGAGGTTACGCAAGAGAAAGATGTCACCGTACTTATTTCTAATCATGACACGATTTGGACTCGCAAAATCTACGAACACGCAGATACTCTAAAATCTATTAAAGTCGCTCGAACCATTAGCCAAAAAGGTTCTGGGCGAAATAAAGTGGCGGAACTACTGGCGCTTTACCGCCCTCAATCAGGTAACACCGCATAG
- a CDS encoding DUF2970 domain-containing protein yields MTDTQKKGDQEEVKNLPLTNVIKSVAAAFIGVQSDANRKADFAQGKFSHFVIVALLGLALFITSLVLIVYAVLPD; encoded by the coding sequence ATGACAGACACACAGAAAAAAGGGGATCAAGAGGAGGTTAAAAACTTGCCTCTGACCAACGTGATCAAAAGCGTTGCGGCGGCCTTTATTGGTGTTCAAAGTGATGCCAATCGCAAAGCCGACTTTGCGCAAGGAAAGTTTTCACACTTTGTTATTGTGGCGTTGCTTGGGCTGGCCTTATTTATTACCAGCCTCGTGTTGATAGTCTATGCGGTGTTACCTGATTGA